One Dama dama isolate Ldn47 chromosome 18, ASM3311817v1, whole genome shotgun sequence DNA window includes the following coding sequences:
- the STK17A gene encoding serine/threonine-protein kinase 17A, with amino-acid sequence MIPLEKPGSGGSSPAAASGSGRAGRGLSTPRRPPPPTQARGLLTEIRTAVRTEPFQDAYTLTPGRELGRGKFAVVRKCIKKDSGKEFAAKFMRKRRKGQDCRMEIVHEIAVLELAQDNPWVVNLHEVYETPSEMILVLEYAAGGEIFDQCVADRDEAFTEKDVQRLMRQILEGVCFLHAHDVVHLDLKPQNILLTSESPLGDIKIVDFGLSRIMKKSEELREIMGTPEYVAPEVLSYDPISMATDMWSIGVLAYVMLTGISPFLGDDKQETFLNISQMNLSYSEEEFDVVSESAVDFIKTLLVKKPEDRATAEECLKHPWLTESGVQEPAFKVKGALEAAHALQEADSVSESNSDTQKPETEESIVTEELIVVTSYTLGQCRQSEKEKMEQKAISKRFKFEKPLLQDIPGDFIY; translated from the exons ATGATTCCTCTCGAGAAGCCGGGCAGCGGCGGCTCTTCCCCGGCCGCCGCCTCCGGCTCGGGTCGGGCTGGCCGGGGTCTGAGCACGCCGCGCCGGCCGCCGCCCCCGACCCAGGCCCGCGGACTGCTGACGGAGATCCGCACCGCTGTGCGGACCGAGCCCTTTCAGGACGCCTACACCCTGACCCCCGGCCGGGAGTTGGGCAG AGGGAAATTTGCAGTGGTGAGGAAATGCATAAAGAAAGATTCTGGAAAAGAATTTGCCGCCAAGTtcatgagaaaaagaagaaaaggccaAGATTGTCGGATGGAAATAGTTCATGAAATCGCTGTACTCGAGCTAGCCCAGGACAATCCATGGGTCGTTAATTTACATGAAGTCTACGAGACGCCATCGGAAATGATCTTAGTTCTGGAATA tGCGGCTGGAGGTGAAATCTTTGACCAGTGTGTTGCAGACAGAGATGAAGCCTTCACAGAAAAAGATGTTCAGAGACTCATGAGGCAGATTTTAGAAGGTGTTTGCTTCCTACACGCTCATGATGTCGTTCATCTTGATTTGAAG CCTCAGAATATTCTGCTGACAAGTGAATCTCCACTGGGTGACATTAAGATAGTGGATTTTGGCCTTTCAAGAATAATGAAGAAGAGTGAAGAACTCCGAGAGATAATGGGCACTCCTGAGTATGTGG CTCCTGAAGTTCTTAGTTACGATCCTATCAGCATGGCAACAGATATGTG GAGCATTGGAGTGTTAGCATATGTCATGCTGACAGGAATATCACCTTTCCTGGGCGATGATAAACAGGAAACTTTCCTCAACATCTCACAGATGAATTTAAGTTATTCTGAGGAAGAATTTGACGTTGTGTCTGAGTCAGCTGTTGACTTCATCAAGACACTTTTAGTTAAGAAACCTGA AGATCGCGCCACTGCAGAGGAGTGTCTGAAACACCCATGGCTGACTGAGAGCGGTGTTCAGGAGCCTGCCTTCAAGGTCAAAGGGGCCTTAGAAGCAGCACATGCCCTCCAGGAAGCAGATTCTGTGTCTGAAAGTAATTCAGATACTCAGAAGCCAGAAACCGAGGAATCCATTGTAACAGAGGAGCTGATTGTAGTGACTTCGTATACTTTAGGACAATGCAGACAGTCTGAAAAGGAGAAGATGGAGCAAAAGGCCATTTCCAAACGATTTAAATTTGAGAAACCTTTGCTACAAGACATTCCAGGAGATTTTATCTACTGA